From Halopenitus persicus:
AAGAACATAACCTATCGTGGTTTGTTTGACGAACTGATCGAGATACCCCGCATTGCGCCCTCGGATTAGCTGAACTGCTACGCCATCAACGCTCTGAAAGGCGTTCAACCGGCTTGATAAGGCTGTATGGCGTTTAATATTGACTCTCTCAACGATGTTACTTCCGACGAGCGGAATCGCTGGTGTCGATTCGTCAGGGTTCGATCGCAGTCACGCCTCGAAACACTATATGAACGGGCTGAACTTACGATTCAGCAGCTCAAAGTGACACTGCTGGTCGACACCAGTGTGAACGCGATACTCGACTCCACGTGACGACAACACGAAAACACGATAGCCAGATTGCTGCGTCGTTGATCAAACTGCTTTGTTGAATCCGATGATGGCGTCGGGATCACTGTTTGAGAGCCTGTTCGAGGTTGTAGACTGCGGCGGTCAGCACGAGCTCGCGGAATTCGCGGTACCACGCGCAAGGGTGGACAGCGGAAGTCGAACCGACGCTGGATGGCCGAGACTGCCTTTTCGGCCATCCAGCGCTGGTCGTATAATTCGCTGTCCAACCGTGCGTTGTGTGCGTGATCGTAAACAGCGAACAGCCGGTGACGCGGCAAGGGCCGGCCGCCCTCTGAACGGAGGGCGTCCCGGAGAGATTGGTCGTTATATCCCTTGTCGCCGGCTATACTCTCGATCTTCGCGGTGTTACAAAGGGCGACTCGACGGCCAGTTTGCGTGTCGTGGGGCCAGTGTGCCGAGCAGTGAAGATCGAGAATGGCACACGAGTCTGTATCGACGAGCGTTGTCGTTTTGAGCGTGCGTATGTGGCGATCCGAGCGGTGTTGGTAGTGTTTCGATGCTGTTTCGCGGTCGAAGAATGTGGCATCGATGGCACTGTTGGAACCCGGATCGCAGATGGTCGGGGATTCACGAAGGAAGCCACGCCACACGGACATAGGCACCCTCTCAAACGACCGGTACAGCGTTGAGGGTGCAGGAAATGCCGTTCGAGCGAGCTGTAAAAGCCCACGAACGCGATAATCTCGCTCGCCCAATCCACGATCTCTCGATACGTCGCATCCATGTGAACCCGCAAAAAGTGGAGCGTTATATGCTTCCAGCCGGGAAATCCGTTGCTAGTCGGATCACTCACCGCCGTTTGACTGGCGGCACAGCGCTTTTGAGCCGGCGAAACGGCTTGCTTAACGAAGCGGAAGAGTAGTTTGGTCACATTCGGCTCTTCCGCTTCGCTTCCACCTTCAGAGCGACGCTATCCCGTCGCTTTCTGCGGATTCAACAGAGCAGATCAAACGCAATCCCGAGAGAATTGATATTCTGCTTGGTGACAAAGGATACGACGACCAGAAAATTAGACGACTTGCCCGTCAACACGAGGTTCGCCCACTGATCAAGCACCGTGAGTTCACATCCCTTCACAAGGTATGGAACGCACGCTTAGACGCTGGTATCTACGGGCAACGGAGTCAATTAGAGACGGTCAACTCAACGCTCAAGCGGAAGTACGGTGCTTGACTTTATTAATGTAGTTAAACGCGCGTGCGCGAGAATCGTTCCAAGAGCGCTGCTGCAGCACAGAAGTTCAGGTGGTTAGCATCAGGTGCTAGTGCCGACTGGCACCTACAGCGTGCCGTAACTCGTGGTCTCGAAAACCACGGTCCTGATTAGTGTCCTACACATAACATATGTACAGAGAATTAGACGGTCATTGCTGGAAGGCCGAGACAGCCTTTTCGACCATCAAGCGTTGATCGGCCCGCTGTCCACTTGTTAACTCTCGGTATCGAGCATTAATTCGATTTTACCGAACATCTGTATTCGCAGTATGTAGAATAGCAGTCTGTTATTCAGATCAAATCATTACAATAGTATGTATGTAATTAAGACTCTATTCGGATGGTGGATTATGATTAAATTACGAGAATACAATTGTAATAGTTCAAGTCACGAATAAACTTGATTGGTATTCTAATGACATTCGACATATATATAATATGTGATGTAAACTTAATTATTCATATAATAGGCTAAAATTATTATTCTAAATTCGGGATTTCCGATTTATTTTATTGAATATTATTGTGTACTATTAATGAGATCATTTATCCTCCTCCCTTCATTTGATACCATATATAACCATTTCACCTTCATCTATCAAGAGCGTCAAGGTTAGAGGATCGCATTGTGGAACGCGGCGAAGTCTTTGATCCAGCGGTCCACTAATTTCCAGGAGCTATGGTGGGGGAACCGGTGGTAGAAGATCCTGGTTCGGTATTTGAGAAGGCCGAACCAGGCTTCGACGAGGAACCGTTTCCCCCACGTTTCACGGCGTGATTCGCAGAGATCGAGCTCATCAAGCGCCCAGTTGTACCAGGGTTCGATCCACGAGAACGACAGGATCACCGCGGCACCGCTTCAGCACTGGCCTGACGAATAGTAGTGCGTCGAGATCGTCCGGGAGAAACCTCGATGTGGACGACTTCGAAAGTCTCCACATCGACTGTTGCCCAGACATAGACCTCGGTATCTTCGACCTTCAGCTTGGTCTCGTCAATCGCTATCGTCGAGTGGTAGTCGGGCTCCGGCTCAAACAGGTGCGCCAGTCGATGATACCACTGGCGCACAGCTTCGTATGACCGCTCGATGACTCTCTCTACGCGGCGATATGAGAGGCCAGTATGATAGAGAAATGCTGCTTCGACACGCTGATCGGTCGGCGTATCCTCACGACGTTTTTGTACATACTATCCTCTCGTACCGACTGGTCGTACCGTTCATCGATAAGTCGTATGAGGCGATCAGACAATGTTTCCATCGGCTATACCATTTGTTCGAGCCCAACTTCCGGGATCGATGAGCACTCTGTTTGAGCAGAAATCAAATGTGAGATATTCGATGTTGTTCTAGGCCTCCCCCGGCCGATCAAGTCTCGTTTCGGTACTGCTTTTTGACAGTGGTTCTTGAACGATGGCCCGGTCAGCCCTCACATAATTATTAATGCAACTGTTGAATGAATTCACTGAGATGTTTTTCGATCCACGAACCCACAAAATTCAGCTGTTCAGTCAACTTTGTCAAGATGTTATTGAGGTGGGGGCGGCCGAGATCCGATCATCAACGATCAGTGTCGATGATTTCCAATTGAGACTTTTTCAACCCAACTCAATTGGATTCAAATACGATGAGTCGACCGGGAGACAGATGAGGTCAATACCAGCGATTCCGCGTACCAGAGACGCAAATCGTCCACCAATCGTAGCAGGCTTCGAGTGGAGTTCGACATCGAACTCAGTATTGATGAGGTGCTGTATCTTCTGTTTCTTCTAGGATTTACCCGTCACCCATCGCTATAAACTCGTATGCCGTTCTTGACGTCCACTGTTTAATACACTGCCTACACGAAAGGTGGGCTGGTCGTGGAGTTACCTTTGCTACTTCGAGTAATTGAGGCTGCGATAGTCTTCTAGAGTGTCAGATTCTGATAAAAAACACCGTATCCTATGGAATACTTCTGGATAGTAAATATTATGATGGTGAAGTTTCGATTTATAATCGATGAAAGCGCTTGTAGCAGTCAAAGAAGTGATGCTTGTCGAAGATGAGTTCGAAATTGAGGGTGTCGAAATCGCGGAACAGCATCTTAGTGCGGATCTCAACGAGTGGGACGGCTACGCGATCGAGGAGGCCGTCGAGCTGCAGGAAGATGGTATTGTGGATGAAGTCGTTACGGTTACTATTGGTCCCGAAGAGTGTGAACAGACTATCCGTCAAGCTCTCGCAAAGGGTGCCGATCGCTCCATTCGGATTTGGGACGACACTCTCGAGGGGGCAGACTTGATAGACGTTGACGCTAAGACAGAGATTCTCAGCGCCGTTATTGAGGAGGAAAACCCCGATCTCGTTTTAACCGGTGTTCAGGCCGGCGATGACAGTTTTGCCGCGACCGGTGTTTCCGTCGCAGAGAACCTTGGATTCCAGTGGGGAGCCGTTGTTAACCACCTTGAGCACGACTTTGAAGATGGTCTCGCCTCTGTCCACCGTGAACTTGAGGGTGGAATTGAGGAGCTGACCGACCTCGAGTTACCCGCAGTACTGACAATCCAGACGGGGATCAACGAGCCGCGCTACGCCAGCCTACGCGGTATTCGCCAGGCACAGCGCAAGGAACTCGATGTCAAGACCCTCTCCGACATTGGCGTCGACGAGAGCAGGATCGCAACCGAATTCGAGCTAACCGATATGTATGAACCCGAAAGCAAGAGCGACACGACCATCTGGGAGGGGAACGCTGGTGAGACCTCCTCCAAACTGGGTGAACTGCTCCGCGACAAAGGAGTTGCACAATGACTGACGTCCTCGCAGTGACCGATCACCGACGTGGCGACTTGCGCGACATCAGCTACGAACTTATCACCGCTGGTCGTGAACTCGCCGACGAGACGGGGGGAGACCTCCACCTTGTGATTATCAACGGCCCCGTTGACAGGTTCGCCCAGAAGTGTAACCGCGTCGGCGTGGACACGATCCACACTGTTTCTTACGGAGAAGAGTTCAATCACGATATCTACACACAGGTGATCACGCAACTTTACCATAACCTTGCACCCAAGTACATACTGACGCCTAACAGCGTCAACGGGCTCGACTACGCTCCCGCGATCGCCAACAGACTTGATCTGCCAATAGTCACGGATACGATCGACCTCGAGACTGACGGCAAGTCGCTCGTCGCAACCCGAGAAATGTACGGCGGCAAGGTTGAAACAACCAACCAATACGAGGGCAATGTGGTTGTCACGATCCGAGGGGCCGAGTGGCCCGCTGCGGAAGTCACCGGAGACGCCAAAGTGAAGCCCTTTGACGCAGAGATCGACGAGGACGCCATCGGTTCAACAGTTACCGGATTTGAAGAGGCCGTCGGCGGTAACGTTGACATCAGCGAGGCCGACTTACTCGTTTCGATTGGCCGAGGGATCGAAGAAAAAGAAAACCTCGATCTTATCCGGAACCTCGCGGACACGCTCGACGCAACGCTATCCTCCTCGCGTCCGATCGTTGATAACGGCTGGCTACCCAAGAATCGACAAGTTGGCCAATCCGGTAAGGTCGTCACGCCTGAGGTATATATCGCAATCGGTATCTCCGGCGCAGTGCAGCACGTCGCCGGTATGAAAGGATCAGATACAATTATCGCCATCAATACAGACCCTAATGCGCCGATTATGGATATCGCCGACTACGCAATCGTCGACGATCTCTTCGACGTCGTTCCTGAACTTATCGAGGAGTTTCAGTAATCGCATCGTAAACGGAGACACAGAATTCAGCAAGTTTGGCAGCTAATTTACCTGAGACTACATTGGCGCGTATCCATCCGGTGGCATATACACTGTTTAGTCGTCCTCCGACGGATTTACCGTACTCTAAGGTTGATACTCTTCTCTTCAGAACGAGGGGAAAGATTTAAGTTTAAATACTGAGATAACCACAATATGGTGTTTAGCCTATCTGAAGAACAGCGGGCTGTGCGTCAGTCCGTTCGGGACTTCGCGGAAAATGAAATTGCACCAGTCGCAAAGGAAATCAATGACAAAGGCGAATTTCCAGAAGAGGTTATCAGTAAAGCAGCCGAAGTGGGATTTCTTTCAGCAAGTATTCCTGCAGAATATGGTGGATCGGAAATGGGTTACCTTAGTGACTTAATAATTTCGGAAGAATTATGTCGGATCGATCCTTCGATTGGCATTGCGATCAAATCGTGCAGTTCGGCCGCTCTATTAATTAGTGACCACGGTTCGGAAAGGCAGAAGGAAGAATATCTTAAGCCGACTGCCAGAGGTGATAAATATTCCTCGATCGCCATCACTGAACCACAGGCTGGAAGCGACGTTACCGGAATACAAACCACCGCAGAGCGGGATGGTGATGAGTATATCATTAATGGAAACAAGATATATATTACTAATGGAAGTCAAGCAGACTACGTGATTACGTTTGCAAGGACTGGACCAAGGAAGGATGAAAAGCCATATGATAACGTTAGTGCTTTTATTGTTGACACGGATCAGGAAGGGTACACTACTGAACCAACTGGATTAATGGGACTTGATGCTGAGGACAATTGTACAGTGTACCTTGATGATGTCCGAACTGAGGCATGGCAACGGATCGGAGAAGAAGGCGAGGCCTTCAAAGATCTTATGAACTGGTTCAATATGAATAGGGTGAGAAATGTTGCAGGATACGGTGTCGGACTGGCGCAGGGCGCCTTTGATCAAGCATTCGAATATGCAGAAGAAAGAGAGCAGTTTGATCGATCAATTAATGAATTTCAAGGTATCAGGTGGAAATTCGTAGATATGGCAAAAGAAATTGAATCCGCACGACTACTTGCGTATCGAACGGCACATCTTCTCGATGAAGGAGAGGAGGGAGTTATTCCTCCTGAACTTAGCGCGTTAACAAAACTTAAAGTAGCAGAGACGGCACGGGAAGTTGCCAACGAGGCACTTCAGATTCATGGTGGTGCTGGCTATACTACAGAGTATGATATTGAGCGTTTCTACCGAGATGCTAAAATCCTAGAGATCTTTGAGGGAACCAATGAAATTATGAAAAATATTGCTTCAAAAGAAATGATTAAAAATGGTGGATTTATGACTCACCAAGAACACTAAGTGAAAAAATAATCTAATTTAACACCACTTTTGTGTAAACTGAAGTGTTGAATAGAAGTCGCGGTTACGGCGACTCAATGATTCTATGGTAATAATAACGAATGAAAGATAATTTCAGGGAATTAGACTCCACGCGAGAGCGACCAGCGGTAGCGTTCGCAGCCCTTGAGTTCAGTTTTAACATAGAAACCGTCGATCTCAAAAGGGACTTTAATGTGTAGCCAATGCATATCCAGCGCCTGTGGGAAGCGCTTGACCGCTGATCGACGTCTTTTGCGAAACGTCAATTTCTACGTCTGACTGTCTTAGAATCCCTGTGTGAGGGTATGTACGTGTAGATCCTGTGAGACCACTTTCTGAGGGCCACCATTAACTGTTCTAACAAAACACGTCAGTCATCATCCGGCCGTGAGCGTAATTAACGGACAGCCCAAGGACGTTCTGTTGGCTACTAACGTTGCCAGACCTGCTATCATATAAATATGGATGATTATGCATCTCATCCGTTTAAAACCGCTTCATACCGCTGCAACTTCAGCCCAACGTAGGACTTCAAACGATCTTCCGTGAACGCGTTCAGACCTGCATATG
This genomic window contains:
- a CDS encoding electron transfer flavoprotein subunit beta/FixA family protein codes for the protein MKALVAVKEVMLVEDEFEIEGVEIAEQHLSADLNEWDGYAIEEAVELQEDGIVDEVVTVTIGPEECEQTIRQALAKGADRSIRIWDDTLEGADLIDVDAKTEILSAVIEEENPDLVLTGVQAGDDSFAATGVSVAENLGFQWGAVVNHLEHDFEDGLASVHRELEGGIEELTDLELPAVLTIQTGINEPRYASLRGIRQAQRKELDVKTLSDIGVDESRIATEFELTDMYEPESKSDTTIWEGNAGETSSKLGELLRDKGVAQ
- a CDS encoding electron transfer flavoprotein subunit alpha/FixB family protein; the encoded protein is MTDVLAVTDHRRGDLRDISYELITAGRELADETGGDLHLVIINGPVDRFAQKCNRVGVDTIHTVSYGEEFNHDIYTQVITQLYHNLAPKYILTPNSVNGLDYAPAIANRLDLPIVTDTIDLETDGKSLVATREMYGGKVETTNQYEGNVVVTIRGAEWPAAEVTGDAKVKPFDAEIDEDAIGSTVTGFEEAVGGNVDISEADLLVSIGRGIEEKENLDLIRNLADTLDATLSSSRPIVDNGWLPKNRQVGQSGKVVTPEVYIAIGISGAVQHVAGMKGSDTIIAINTDPNAPIMDIADYAIVDDLFDVVPELIEEFQ
- a CDS encoding acyl-CoA dehydrogenase family protein, which produces MVFSLSEEQRAVRQSVRDFAENEIAPVAKEINDKGEFPEEVISKAAEVGFLSASIPAEYGGSEMGYLSDLIISEELCRIDPSIGIAIKSCSSAALLISDHGSERQKEEYLKPTARGDKYSSIAITEPQAGSDVTGIQTTAERDGDEYIINGNKIYITNGSQADYVITFARTGPRKDEKPYDNVSAFIVDTDQEGYTTEPTGLMGLDAEDNCTVYLDDVRTEAWQRIGEEGEAFKDLMNWFNMNRVRNVAGYGVGLAQGAFDQAFEYAEEREQFDRSINEFQGIRWKFVDMAKEIESARLLAYRTAHLLDEGEEGVIPPELSALTKLKVAETAREVANEALQIHGGAGYTTEYDIERFYRDAKILEIFEGTNEIMKNIASKEMIKNGGFMTHQEH